Proteins encoded within one genomic window of Dromaius novaehollandiae isolate bDroNov1 chromosome 7, bDroNov1.hap1, whole genome shotgun sequence:
- the EN1 gene encoding homeobox protein engrailed-1 — protein sequence MEEQPEGQSQRDSASSSGSDGESVPVSPSPAPASPAAPRALALPRHHRRPHPPPPPPPHRTTNFFIDDILRPDFGCKKEPPAAAGSRDADRGQSSARDNVNPLLAPPPPDPPSLLCPDSNCGPDGPDGAAAPPAARASPAAAAAKAPADGGDAHPGKYGDHGGPAILLMGSAAGGPGIKPDSQQPLVWPAWVYCTRYSDRPSSGPRTRKLKKKKSEKEDKRPRTAFTAEQLQRLKAEFQANRYITEQRRQSLAQELSLNESQIKIWFQNKRAKIKKATGIKNGLALHLMAQGLYNHSTTTVQDKEESE from the exons ATGGAAGAGCAGCCGGAGGGGCAGAGCCAGCGCGACTCGgcgagcagcagcggcagcgatGGCGAGAGCGTGCCCGTGtcgcccagccccgcgcccgcctcccccgcggcgccccgcgccctggccctgccccgccaccaccgccgcccgcacccgccgccgccgccgccgccgcaccgcacCACCAACTTCTTCATCGACGACATCCTGAGGCCCGACTTCGGCTGCAAGAAGGagccgcccgcggcggccggcaGCCGCGACGCCGACCGGGGGCAGAGCTCCGCGAGGGACAACGTCAACCCGCTgctggcgccgccgccgcccgacccgccctccctcctctgcccgGACTCGAACTGCGGCCCCGACGGCCCCgacggcgccgccgcgccgcccgccgcccgcgccagccccgccgccgccgccgccaaggcCCCCGCCGACGGGGGCGACGCTCACCCGGGCAAGTACGGCGATCACGGCGGCCCCGCCATCCTCCTCATGGGCTCCGCCGCCGGCGGGCCCGGCATCAAGCCCGACTCGCAGCAGCCGCTGGTGTGGCCGGCCTGGGTCTACTGCACTAGGTACTCAGACAGACCCTCCTCGG GCCCGCGCACCAGGAagctgaagaagaagaagagcgAGAAGGAGGACAAGCGGCCGCGCACGGCCTTCACGGCGGAGCAGCTGCAGCGGCTCAAGGCCGAGTTCCAGGCGAACCGGTACATCACGGAGCAGCGGCGGCAGAGCCTGGCGCAGGAGCTCAGCCTCAACGAGTCCCAGATCAAGATCTGGTTCCAGAACAAGCGCGCCAAGATCAAGAAGGCCACGGGCATCAAGAACGGGCTGGCGCTGCACCTCATGGCCCAGGGACTCTACAACCACTCCACCACCACGGTGCAGGACAAAGAGGAGAGCGAGtag